The Camelina sativa cultivar DH55 chromosome 14, Cs, whole genome shotgun sequence genome includes a window with the following:
- the LOC104742609 gene encoding DNA polymerase I A, chloroplastic/mitochondrial, with protein sequence MAMGVSLTSHNNPLLRRHFSPSSSLLSRSSRFSSSSPVPSFLLPRRTTLQIEVASTEGNVGYSTTTVCQGFQHSGQQRSSSVVFNGEWELRSESNRVRMVPKIIKVGNQSEVAETHLVPESVSAWRENELSLEQTNPHKNKLSLDQSRLEPVTQKQNELRMVPEIIKVGNQSEVAETHRVPGDVSAWREEAKKVRERNGQIARNVDDSCYLNGSFPVVSNAPTYETSQKIDSGFKRRGNGTAATLDTESIGVTPSRPVVTLPSKSLEVVASINVNPKGEEKLRPRRSSGKSSGTKISSENTDTISKVEKSSDTSKVRENLGKIYDKVLVVDNVTAAKSTVAKLVNQYRNLVHSCDTEVSGIEVKEETPVNHGELICFSIYCGPEADFGNGKSCIWVDVLGENGREVLAEFKSYFEDSDIKKVWHNYSFDSHIIRNHGIEISGFHADTMHMARLWDSARRTEGGYSLEALTSDPKVLGATQTKEEAEFLGKISMKTIFGKRKLKKDGSEGKMVVIPPVEELQREDREAWISYSALDAISTLKLYASMSKKLQLKEWRLDGKLISGRTMLDFYHEFWRPFGELLVKMEAEGILVDREYLAEIEKVAKVEQQVAVSRFRNWASKYCPDAKHMNVGSDTQLRQLFFGGVSNSENREVLPVEKLFKVPNVDKVIAEGKKTPTKFRNIKLHRISDNPLATETFTATGWPSISGDALKALAGKVSAEYDFMEDISDISLEDISEDDETAATQLLDQTSKIQKPKTDVETNTSAYGTAYVGFGGGERGKEACHAIASLCEVCSIDSLISNFILPLQGSNVSGKDGRVHCSLNINTETGRLSARRPNLQNQPALEKDRYKIRKAFVASPGNTLIVADYGQLELRILAHLAGCKSMMEAFKAGGDFHSRTAMNMYPHIREAVENGQVILEWHPQPGEDKPPVPLLKDAFGSERRKAKMLNFSIAYGKTAIGLSRDWKVSKEEAQDTVNLWYNDRQEVRKWQDMRKKEALTDGYVRTLLGRDRRFPTYRSRAQKNHIQRAAINTPVQGSAADVAMCAMLEISTNQQLKKLGWRLLLQIHDEVILEGPMESAEIAKDIVVDCMAKPFNGKNILSVDLSVDAKCAPNWYYAK encoded by the exons ATGGCCATGGGGGTTTCTCTTACCTCCCACAATAACCCTCTTCTTCGCCGCCActtttctccttcctcttccttGCTTTCTCGTTCCTctcgcttctcttcttcttcgccggtTCCTTCCTTCCTCCTCCCTCGCCGTACAACCCTTCAAATCGA AGTAGCTTCCACTGAGGGAAATGTTGGTTATTCGACTACTACAGTTTGTCAGGGATTTCAACATTCGGGTCAGCAACGCTCATCTTCTGTTGTGTTCAATGGGGAATGGGAACTTCGATCAGAATCTAACAGGGTAAGAATGGTTCCAAAGATTATCAAGGTGGGAAACCAGTCTGAAGTAGCTGAGACTCATCTAGTTCCTGAGAGTGTTAGTGCTTGGAGGGAAAATGAGCTGAGCCTGGAACAAACAAACCCCCACAAGAACAAACTGAGCCTAGACCAAAGCAGGTTAGAACCCGTtactcaaaaacaaaatgagCTTAGAATGGTTCCAGAGATTATCAAGGTGGGAAACCAGTCGGAAGTAGCTGAAACTCATCGAGTTCCTGGTGATGTTAGTGCTTGGAGAGAAGAAGCGAAGAAGGTTAGGGAAAGAAATGGTCAAATTGCTAGAAACGTTGACGACAGTTGTTATCTCAATGGCTCTTTCCCAGTTGTATCTAATGCTCCGACTTATGAAACCTCTCAGAAGATTGATTCTGGTTTCAAGCGCAGAGGTAATGGTACTGCTGCTACACTCGATACAGAATCGATTGGCGTTACGCCATCTAGACCTGTTGTGACATTGCCAAGCAAGAGTTTAGAGGTTGTGGCAAGTATTAATGTAAATCCTAAAGGAGAGGAAAAACTGAGACCTCGTAGAAGCAGCGGGAAGTCTTCTGGTACCAAAATCAGCAGTGAGAATACTGATACCATTTCCAAAGTGGAGAAAAGCAGTGACACTTCGAAAGTCCGTGAAAACCTTGGGAAAATATATGATAAGGTTCTCGTTGTTGATAATGTAACCGCTGCAAAAAGTACCGTAGCTAAGCTTGTGAATCAGTATAGGAATCTTGTTCATTCTTGCGATACAGAG GTGTCCGGGATTGAGGTGAAGGAAGAAACTCCTGTCAACCATGGTGAATTAATATGTTTCAGTATCTACTGTGGCCCAGAAGCAGATTTTGGTAATGGAAAGTCGTGTATCTGGGTTGATGTTCTTGGTGAAAATGGCAGGGAGGTGTTGGCCGAGTTTAAATCGTATTTTGAAGACTCTGATATCAAAAAA GTCTGGCACAACTACAGTTTCGATAGCCACATCATTAGGAACCATGGAATTGAAATTTCTGGTTTTCATGCCGACACTATGCACATGGCACGATTATGGGATTCTGCACGACGGACAGAGGGTGGTTATTCACTTGAAGCGCTTACAAGTGACCCAAAAGTTCTTGGGGCCACACAGACGAAAGAGGAAGCAGAGTTCCTTGGTAAAATTTCGATGAAGACTATTTTTGGCAAGAGAAAACTGAAAAAAGATGGATCAGAAGGGAAGATGGTTGTCATTCCCCCTGTTGAAGAGCTTCAGCGAGAAGATCGAGAGGCTTGGATTTCATACTCTGCCTTGGATGCGATAAGCACACTAAAGCTTTACGCAAGCATGTCAAAGAAACTACAACTGAAAGAATGGCGCCTTGATGGAAAGCTAATATCGGGAAGAACAATGTTAGACTTTTACCATGAGTTTTGGCGACCCTTTGGTGAACTTCTTGTTAAAATGGAAGCAGAAGGGATACTTGTAGATAGGGAGTATCTTGCTGAAATAGAGAAAGTTGCCAAAGTCGAGCAGCAAGTTGCTGTTAGTAGGTTTCGAAATTGGGCCTCTAAGTATTGCCCCGATGCAAAGCATATGAATGTTGGTAGCGACACACAATTGCGTCAGCTCTTTTTTGGTGGCGTTTCTAACAG TGAGAATCGTGAGGTTCTTCCAGTTGAAAAACTTTTCAAAGTTCCCAATGTTGATAAGGTTATTGCAGAAGGCAAAAAAACACCGACAAAGTTCCGAAATATCAAACTGCATAGAATCAGCGATAACCCACTTGCAACTGAAACGTTCACTGCTACTGGTTGGCCTTCTATTAGTGGGGATGCTTTGAAAGCCTTAGCTGGGAAAGTTTCTGCTGAATATGACTTTATGGAGGACATCTCAGATATTTCTCTAGAAGACATttctgaggatgatgagacTGCTGCTACTCAGCTACTAGATCAAACTTCAAAAATACAGAAGCCGAAGACCGATGTTGAAACCAACACATCTGCTTATGGAACAGCTTATGTTGGATTTGGAGGCGGTGAAAGGGGAAAGGAAGCATGTCATGCTATTGCCTCATTATGTGAAGTTTGCTCTATAGATTCTTTGATCTCAAATTTTATTCTTCCATTACAG GGAAGTAATGTATCAGGCAAAGATGGTCGTGTCCATTGCTCCCTAAATATCAACACAGAAACTGGGCGTTTATCAGCTAGAAGGCCAAATTTGCAG AACCAACCTGCACTAGAGAAGGATCGGTACAAGATTCGTAAGGCCTTTGTAGCATCACCTGGAAATACACTCATTGTGGCTGATTATGGGCAG cTGGAACTTCGAATTCTGGCACATCTTGCTGGTTGTAAAAGTATGATGGAAGCTTTCAAAGCAGGCGGAGATTTCCACTCAAGGACAGCCATGAATATGTATCCGCATATTCGTGAAGCTGTAGAGAATGGCCAAGTTATCCTTGAATGGCATCCACAACCTGGGGAAGACAAGCCGCCCGTGCCATTGTTAAAG GACGCCTTTGGGTCAGAGAGAAGAAAAGCGAAGATGCTTAACTTTTCAATTGCATATGGGAAAACAGCGATTGGGCTTTCTAGAGATTGGAAG GTCtcaaaagaagaagctcaagacACAGTCAATCTGTGGTACAATGACAGACAAGAAGTAAGGAAATGGCAAGACATGCGTAAGAAAGAAGCTTTGACAGACGGGTATGTACGTACTTTATTAGGACGAGATCGTAGATTCCCGACTTATCGTTCACGTGCTCAGAAGAATCATATCCAAAGAGCAGCGATCAACACCCCAGTGCAG GGAAGTGCGGCTGATGTTGCCATGTGTGCAATGTTGGAAATATCAACAAATCAACAGTTGAAGAAGCTTGGTTGGAGATTGCTTTTACAG ATTCATGATGAAGTAATCTTGGAAGGACCAATGGAATCAGCGGAGATCGCCAAGGACATAGTTGTGGACTGTATGGCTAAACCGTTTAACGGAAAGAATATCCTCTCGGTGGATTTATCTGTAGATGCAAAATGTGCTCCGAACTGGTATTATGCCAAATAA